The nucleotide window CCGGAAGACTCTTCCcgggtcgacgccgccggaCGCCAGATACCaccgccccgccgccgtcgagatgCAGGTCCCGCTGGCGGCGAACCCGAACTCCCCTTCCAACGCGGGCGCCATGCCGCTGGGGTCCACGAGGTTCCAcgacgcgccgccgtcgcccgtctcCATCAGCCGAAACTTGCCGTCGACCGGGTCGCTGACCGCAAACCCCCTcgcgtcgtcctcgaagTCGATGCagttgaagaaggcggccggcTCGTCGTTGGTGAAGGTCCGCGTCCACGacttgccgccgtcggcggtgatgtAGACGCGCGAATCCGTGCCTTCGCCGATGGACAGGATcacggccttctcggccgagaACGCCTGGACGTCGCGGAACTgcagctcgacgtcgtcgcctgTGAGCTCCGGCCCGACAGAGTCCCAGgacgcgccgccgtcgatggtCCGTAATACAGTGCCCCCCGTCCCGGACACCCAGGCGATCCTGTCCGAGACCGGGGACAAGCCTCTGAACTGCTGCTGGCTACCCGTCGGCAGGATCTCCCAGCTCAGGTTAAGGTTCCGAGGCGTGACGATGCCTCTTGCTGTGAGAGGCGAGGCGCCGGCAAGCGTTGCCAGGCCACATGCGAGAAGTTGGGCCAACATGATGGCTAGAGTTGCTTGCGACAAAACAACCCGTGCTCTAGAGTGATGAAGCTATCCAACACAACCCGTGAACTCGATCGACACCGAGGGGCTTTGTCTTTCGACGTGCAAGGCGGGGTTGTCGTAAACCAGCCCCCTCATTTTGCAGATAACCAGACATCAACATCCTTTCCGCAGATCATGGACGACCTTCCATTTCGGGCCATCCGTCTAGCACTTATTCATGGTCCTACCCCACAGAACTGCTTCTCCCATGATCCCGGGTGTTTGTGTTCTGGCGTTGGCCGTCTCTGTGGTCCCTCTTCTGACAGAATACCGGGAAGCTTCAACTGCCCCGGGCGTGGCGTGACACATCGAATTCGTCTAGTAGCGCAACCGAGAATTATTTCTTTACTTCATTTCCTAACCCGTTTACTGATGGAGGCATGCAGTGCCACGAATCTGCCTTTGTCCAGAACCCCATCCCGCGTCCCTCCTCCAACAGAACTTCTAAACCCTCCCGCCTGTCAACCAACTAAATGCAGCCTGTGGTCGAGAGGCCAGGAAGTTCTAAGCAGTCATCTTGGAAATGGTCCTCTCTAACCGGGTCGGCAGCAACGATGCACTAAATGTGTTAGCCCCCGTCGCATCGTCTtcttgcttcttcttgtctATTGGGTTGCTTACCGCGTTGCCGTCTACGCGTTTGTTAGCTATACCCATGTATTGATAAGAGAGAAATTGTCGACTAACCCATATACCCTTGGTCCGCACACGCCTGTGCGGTCCATTGGACATTCACCCGCTGTTCCATTGGAGGAGCATTTGGGCTGAGGTCCTGGACCGAACAGTAGCACTTCTTCAAGACAACCtgtgccgacgccgccgtcgacaacaTCAGGGCGCTGGAGGATGTCAGATATTTCATCGCCATAACGATGGGCTGGTTCGGACTCACATGACTGTTAGTAGCTTCGTTGTAGATGCCATTGTGTCGTGGGTGCTTTGTGTAAATGTTATGCTTGATGGTGGTAGTGATGCAAGTTGACAGAGAGCCGGCGTGACTGAGTCTGATGGGTATGGCTGACCTTATATGAATCTCCGTGAGCCACCCCCTAGGACCATCTGACTGTTGCATGGTAGTGCTACATGTTGACAGAGTTTTGAATTCCTCGGCATGCGATATTCAGAAATTGGATCAGAGACTCCCGAAAGCCGCGTCCGAAGACATCGTGCTGATCTTGAGTCGGCAGACAATGGTTTGGCAacgccaaggccgacaaAGTTTAAAGACACTTAATCTGACTTCGGAACAGTCTGTTCATTCTCGGATGTAGCTATCTCGATTACTTGAATCGCCCTGAGACGGCATGTTGGCGATTGCACTAGTGAGTTATAATTTGAGTCAAACGTGGCTGAGCTGTTGACTTACAGAGCCATCTCCACTTTGGCTCTACTGATACTCTATTTTTATCTGGCATTGCATCTGATGCACTAAAGCAGAAACTGTCAACCCAGCCCTGGAGGCTACTGTAGGTATTGTAGCAGTAGTAGTCTTAGTGACACAGCCCTCCTAGCAGCTATCCAGGAGAGGGCTTTCCAGCTCCTTACACAAATGGGATATTAGCCTCACGTGATTGGCTACTGCCCTTTACTGGAGGCATCTTGCTGTAGAGGGGGTATTGCGATTGTGCTATGACTGTTTAAACTTCCTCTTGGCGAAGTGACTGTTCTCTCACGTGCTCAACTCTCATGGTTAATCATGCTTTCACCAACCCCTTTTCTCGGAAAAGGCTTCCGAAGCTGTACTCGTGAGGAAAGAGGTCCCATATCACACCATCCATGTAGGCATAAAGAAGAATCGACAGTGGAATGCATGGATAGGAATTCGACACGTGCACTTTTGCTCCCAAGTTTGCAAACCATGACACTTTGAAGATGTGAGGACAGCACGCCAGAGATCTTTTTTATGGATTTCAAGAGCTCTTGCGCTCAAGCTTTTGGCCTTTTGAAGTATATTCTGTGCGAGTAGCGAGTTGGTGTGATGATCTGCCGTCCTCATCTGGGGAGGATTCACAGTGACGCAGATCTTTCGCAAAGGCTGCCCTCGGATGCTGGAGAGAAGACCCAAGCTAGTCTCAGGCAAAACACCAATAAGTTAGATGGTATGGTTCAACATCGTGGTCTGGTGTCACGACATCGACATCTGAACGAGTGAAGAACTGGCTTTGGCAATGATAAAAAGGTGATGTCGGATTGTGGGTCTCATCTGCACACAAGACGAACGCCTGGAAGACGGGAGGCTCCGAAAAGCTAAATCAAGTGAGCTCGGAAGTCTCCTGCAACACCGATGTTGATCTAATGACAGGCATGCTGGCCGCGGAACACTCCTATAGGAGTTGCGATCTTCGGCAATTATTGACACTGGTTACTGTGGTTTCTGAGGGTGTTGGAATCATAGGCCAGATTCAGATGCCCGCAGGAACTACCACGGACTGGGCCTCTGCTGCAACTCGAGCTCCCGGACATACGGGGGCGTAGATGGTGTGATCGGCGACATTCGCATGAACCAGATCCCTGCTGGACCGCCGAGTCTGGCAACATCGTAAACCGGGCCTGTCGCCCTCAGTTGGTCGTCCAGATAAGTGGCCCGCGGCTGGAGGCCCCATAGGCCTTTCGTCTTCCGTTCGTTCGGCATTACTATCACCGATTGAACAACTATTTCTTCACCCTCGCGGAAGGCCGCATGGTATATAGGATCCTGAAGTGTCATATTGACAGGACGGCTGCAACAACAGTAGTTGAAGACGACTTCACGCAGTGTCAAGCATTCGTTTGTCGCATTGGGCATCATGCACTTTTTCAAATGAACCGGAACCAATGCCATCTACAGGTATACTTCAAAGACTTTGTGATGAGCACCATACGTCTAGGAATGAGAGAGTGAACAGTGGTTGATCTTTCTAAGATCTATTCTACACGATGGTTCGGGTTGAAATACCCGTGAGATCGGTCACGTGTCACCTTCGCGTGACTCGTATCATTCAACGTGACCTACGAGGCAGTTCTGCTTCACGACAGACTTGCAGTGCTCTTCGCCAACAGGCGTTCCTCTTTGGCGAGACGACTCATGAGTGCAGACAACCCAGCTCTCCAGCTGTGGCCACCGTCATTTAACACGAACCCAAGATAGGCAGGTCAACGACATTGGAGACAAGCTCATTCAGCGGCACAGCAAAGCAACGCACCAATCACTTCCAAGGTAACAGGGACTACTATCACGGGATCAAGTCCGGTTTTGATCTCGTTGCGCTGCAgggacgccatcgccgcttTAGCCGCCTCGCTAATTCTAACAATCTCTCCACGTAACTGCAGCGCTAGCCATCAACGGAGGACACGACGCCGCAACCCATATTTACAAGGGCCAACGAGAACTATTGACTTAGGCAGCCAGCTTCCGCTCGAATATGGCCATCCGGCCGGGAATTCGGAGGCGGGGCCGGTTACCAACTAAGGAGGTATAAAGACGTGACTGCATCCAGGCTGCGACCTGCCGCCGTTGTGTTCTGTCCAGTACTCGCAGGATAACACGTTCACAATGGCAACCTTACACCTCGACTCTGCCAGTGAGGCTATCTTGTCTGATCCAAACTTCGAGATCATCACTACTTTAGCCTACTCCACCGGGCTGCCAACAGATCCTCGAAACAAGGACACAACAGCACGGCCTGTATGCTATCTCCTTCAGTTCGGCATAGACAGACTCCATGCCGCCGCTACGGACTTCTCTTGGCCCAGGGTCTTGCAAGAGCTAGAGCAAGAGAACCAAGCGCAAACGGTGGCCAAGAAGATCGAGTCACACATGATCTCCGCATTCTCGGACGCGGCTTCAGACCCGGGCAGACGATTCATCGTACGTCTGGCGTtcaagaaggggggagagcTCCAAATCATGGCCGGCCCACGACCCGTTAATCAATCCATGCCGATGTATCCGACTTCTCTCGGGAGTACCCGAGACGAAACGATCTCAGCAATACCGGTTTACGTGGACTACCTGCCCACGAGTCCCTCCCTGTTCACAAAGCACAAAACCACCCATCGCAAGCCGTACAGCACAGCCTGGGCACGGGTCGGACTCGATgagacgacctcgccggcagAATGCGACGTGCTCTTGCATAATCACGAAGGGCACGTCACCGGTGCAGTTTTCAGGACGGCCTACTTCTGGCGCGAAGGCGCATGGGTGACTCCAGGGAGTGAGAGCGGGTGCAAGCTTGGTGTTTCGCGACGATGGGCCCTGGAGAACGCGAAAGTCAAAGAGGGAGTGGTGTTGGCCTCGGGAATCGAGGAGGGAGAGCTCGTCTGGCTGAGCTCGGCGGTCGGCGGCTTTACACAAGGTCTCGTCACGCTGGTGCGGCCGAAGCAAAGATCGTAAACTGGATATCGGGTCCCTACCCCAGTGTTCAGATAAATCAGAGATCTGGGGGCCATAAAGATTTGTCTCCTGTGGTGATTACCACTCAAGGCGGTCTCCAACGCGCTTCAGGGCTCCTGGCTTGAGTGATGTACGAAAGTTTACATGTTGCAGATATGAGAACCCATCTATTAATACGCGCTTTATCTATTAGTTGTGTTCCAAAAGTCAGACCAGCTGTGATGCGAAGAAATTCTCAATTACAGCGGCAGTATTTCAACTCATGGTAACCAGTCAATTATCTGTTAATAACAGCGGAGGTAACTGAATTTCTTCCACTGGATTAATGGTAGTTAGGTTGAGGCTGGTCACTGTTGTGTATCGCCGGCGACCGTCCGGGTGACGGTCCGGCGCGGGTCCTGAATTAGCCCCTGAGAAGCGGGATGCTGCCTGGTCTATCAGCTCCTCGGCAGTCAAACTCCTTTTTCTTGGTGAGCTATTGGTGTCTAAAATGCTTGCTTGGCTGCCATGCTGTCAGCAACGAAATGCCTCGGTGTGGCTTTGGACTGCCCTGCTCTTGGACCCTCTCCCAGCTACATCGATCTTACATGCATGCAGTCTTGGCTGGCGTGGGGTACTTCCACGCCCTTATGCAACATGGTTTTGACATTTCACCCCAGCCATTGGCGGAAGGATCGCATATTTAGCCAGAGAGGTCTCTTggggcggcggggatgaTGAGTGAACTCACCTCACCACACATACCGCCTTGGGGCATGCACATATTGTCATCCATATTCTGGATCAATTATACCAAGTAACAAGTCCTCAATCCCTCCTCTCAAAAAAGAATAAAAGAAAAAAGCGCCATGCAAACTGCAGTTTCTACCGCAATGGATCGTCCGAACAAGACATCCGCCCCAGGAGATATCACGATCCGGACACACCGCCCAGGTGACATGGGTTACATCACGCATCGACACGGAACAATCTACTGCAAAGAATTCGGTTTTAGCGAGCGCTTCGAAGCTTACGTCGGCAAGATTACGTCAGACTTCTTATTCAACTACGACCCTCTCATGGAGCGGTGCTGGCTCGCCGAGAGAGACGGGGCATTTCTTGGGTGCATCATGCTCATCAAAGACCGAGAGGCGCCGGCGAACGCGAGACTGCGATGCTTCCTGGTGGAAGAAGCTGCTCGAGGGTCTGGACTGGGAACCAGGCTAATCAAGCTCTGCATCGACATGGCACGGGAGATTGGGTACGAGCGTATTACGTTGTCGACTGACAAGTTGATGGCCACTGCCCGTCGACTGTACACGAGTTTCGGATTCGAGTTGAAGGCTACCAAGGAACATGAAGACTGGGGAGAGAGGCAGGTGGGCGAAATTTGGGAAATGAGATTGCGTTGAGTTGAAGTGATGGTTTTACAATGTACAGACTCTCAAGACTTTGATCAGAGGCAAAGCGAGAATAATGAAAGGGATCATTGTTTCAAGATGGCTCTGATTTTTGGAGTCCCAGAAGAGCTTTTAACTTGAGACCGGCTTCGGGCATCTAGAGAATCTTTGTCTTTATCACTAAAGCAAAACAATTAAGTAAATAACAAAGTGGACTTTGCGTTAAAAAGGTAGTAAATTCACAAAGAGACCAGCCATCAAGGTTCAACAGAAGTGAACATCTTGATGATCAAGCCAGGCTGTTTTGCTAATACGCTTAGGAGTGTGATGGAACCATTCCAGATACTTGTCCAAATATCAGGGAACCAACAATTCCCTACCCTCTAGCTCATATCTACTGGTGTCCTGGTCTAACGTCTTGTTAAATATGCCATCACTAGGACTGGTGGGATCTCTGGAAACAACACAGGGCCTGTCTTTTGGAAGAAGCACTACTCGAGGGTTTCACATCACTGGCCATGATAGATTCCCTCTTTCCTAAAGAGTCCTGAACTGGGCCCAGTCAACGTCACGTGCGTTCGGAGTGTCTCCTCCGGCCAGAGCATCACCTGGGCTACTGGGCGCCTAAGGCGCACATCACTTGGTGAAGGCCTGGATCACCAAATCACGTGTTCTGGAGGCATCTACACATCgttcttgcccttctcctGCCGAAGAAAAGAGTAGGAGAGAGATAAGCGAGGCGCTAGCGTTGGTGTGGGCACGTCTGTTGACGTCCTTGACTTCATTCTCACTTCGCCAGCACCCGCCATCGTCCGGATTTCTTCTCCCATAAACAAACCCTCCCTTACCAAACAACCTCATCAAACAATTCCGAACCTGGCCTTGAGTCGTCCGAAAAAGGCCCTTTGTCAAGTCTGCCTTTGGCAGGCATCCGATCTTCTTCTGTTCTCTCTTTCAAATTCGTTCGTCCACGCACCTTCGACTTTCATCCCCACAGTTGTCAGACAAGATGGGGGCACTCAACAAGTCTTTGCCGTCCTTCCGTTGCCTCGTCTTTTCAATCCTTCTGCTTTTCTTCCAGACTCAATCGGCTTTTTCCGGACCCCTTTACATCCGCGACCCTTCACCAAGAGCTGCCTTTGTAGCCCTCGTGTCTCCGAACCAGCAGGACCAAATGGTTGCCTCGGTGGTACAGCTCGAGCAGCGATTCAACAGGAAATACTGCTACGACTGGGTCTTCTTCAGCTACGAAGACCTTGGGGAAGACTTCAAAGATGCCACCTCGAATGCCACTGCCAGCACTGTCACATACAACCTGATCCCCCAGCAACATTGGTCGATTCCCGGATCGGTTGACGCTGGTCGCTTTGAAGCTGGTTTGTCGCGCACCTAGGGGGTTGACGCCGACACGGCCGGGCTTCGAGCTGCCCACCACAAGAGCCGCTGGTCTGCTGGTCTATTTGCAAGGGAGAAGCGTCTCCAAGCCTATGACTGGTTTTGGATGGTCGAGCCTGGCGTAAGTTGGCTCCCGTCTTTCTCTATCATCTCCTTCCACACCCCCCTGTTACCTTGGGCTAATGGCAGCCGGCTATTCGTCCAGACGCAGTTCATGTGCGACATCAATGTCGATGTCTTCCGCCTCATGAAAGAACGTGGCATTGCGTATGGAGTCAACAAGGCACCCCATCAGAATATCGATGATTCGAGGCTGTTGTGGCAGAGCACCAAGTCGTTCATCATCAAACACCCTGAGCTGGTTCGGCCTACTGCCGACATCACTTGGATCCTGAGCGATGACGGCAATCTGAGCAAGCCCAGCGTTTCTTCCGACTACTACGTCGATCACTCGGACGAGACGGAAGTCGAGCGCGACTTTCACTTGAAGACTAGGCCCTGCAGAGCCAGCGGACCAGAGACTGAGGGCGGTGTACGACCCAGTATTCCCCATGAGGCTGATCCTGAGCAGTTCTTCCCCAATTTGGTCGCGAGTGATTATTCTGCCTGGCTTCCCTCCGCCTACGAGCAGTGCGGTGCAAACACTCCCATCGAGATCGGTAACCTGAACCACTTCCGCGGTCTCCAGCACAGTTCCTACTTCAACCACcttgacgacgccggcgattTCTATTACGCCAACACTGGCAACGTCCC belongs to Colletotrichum higginsianum IMI 349063 chromosome 5, whole genome shotgun sequence and includes:
- a CDS encoding Aminodeoxychorismate lyase, translated to MATLHLDSASEAILSDPNFEIITTLAYSTGLPTDPRNKDTTARPVCYLLQFGIDRLHAAATDFSWPRVLQELEQENQAQTVAKKIESHMISAFSDAASDPGRRFIVRLAFKKGGELQIMAGPRPVNQSMPMYPTSLGSTRDETISAIPVYVDYLPTSPSLFTKHKTTHRKPYSTAWARVGLDETTSPAECDVLLHNHEGHVTGAVFRTAYFWREGAWVTPGSESGCKLGVSRRWALENAKVKEGVVLASGIEEGELVWLSSAVGGFTQGLVTLVRPKQRS
- a CDS encoding MarR-family transcriptional regulator gives rise to the protein MDRPNKTSAPGDITIRTHRPGDMGYITHRHGTIYCKEFGFSERFEAYVGKITSDFLFNYDPLMERCWLAERDGAFLGCIMLIKDREAPANARLRCFLVEEAARGSGLGTRLIKLCIDMAREIGYERITLSTDKLMATARRLYTSFGFELKATKEHEDWGERQVGEIWEMRLR
- a CDS encoding Oxidoreductase translates to MLAQLLACGLATLAGASPLTARGIVTPRNLNLSWEILPTGSQQQFRGLSPVSDRIAWVSGTGGTVLRTIDGGASWDSVGPELTGDDVELQFRDVQAFSAEKAVILSIGEGTDSRVYITADGGKSWTRTFTNDEPAAFFNCIDFEDDARGFAVSDPVDGKFRLMETGDGGASWNLVDPSGMAPALEGEFGFAASGTCISTAAGRWYLASGGVDPGRVFRSPDGHRWEASGSAIAGGASAGVFSVRFRDAVHGIATGGDFNAANDSAHTAAWSEDGGETWTASEVFPGGYRSGAAWAPGLCGVAVAVGPSGSDITLDSGRTWRTFDTGSFDSVECLPGRVCWASGSRGRVAKLRLG
- a CDS encoding Glycolipid 2-alpha-mannosyltransferase codes for the protein MGALNKSLPSFRCLVFSILLLFFQTQSAFSGPLYIRDPSPRAAFVALVSPNQQDQMVASVVQLEQRFNRKYCYDWVFFSYEDLGEDFKDATSNATASTVTYNLIPQQHWSIPGSVDAGRFEAAAHHKSRWSAGLFAREKRLQAYDWFWMVEPGVSWLPSFSIISFHTPLLPWANGSRLFVQTQFMCDINVDVFRLMKERGIAYGVNKAPHQNIDDSRLLWQSTKSFIIKHPELVRPTADITWILSDDGNLSKPSVSSDYYVDHSDETEVERDFHLKTRPCRASGPETEGGVRPSIPHEADPEQFFPNLVASDYSAWLPSAYEQCGANTPIEIGNLNHFRGLQHSSYFNHLDDAGDFYYANTGNVPVHSLSATMFLPREKFWLPGDIVCEMRGLQSCPSVTGFISDIDTADDSTFLTDIFGSSWFQSYEGSQLSVFHRIWANLAWGIARQNAIPAPQTGHTALDERNFKMYKPERYPVDVNLGWYSLEDTWRSWSIDRTKCFLTALGW